A genomic region of Candidatus Lokiarchaeota archaeon contains the following coding sequences:
- a CDS encoding MFS transporter yields the protein MTLKRVTKGSYAVLFACVLAHFFNHLYTGVLSPFLPVIRDELSLNLTEVGIVTSASVVTMTTAHLGVGYLGDRGWRDIFIPASVLLTAFTILLTSISVGFLMLALTQVLLGLAASGYHPSAFPALTENFPDDTRAQATGIQAIGGLIGMALIPLLGVTLLVYLGGWRESLGLLGSIGIITGIPVIFLMRYSRRNTVEEFTKENKKTGTKGWTKGFVLGIFYMALRGMAFRCTTLLMPLYLVETYGYEPLWAGSLTTVMLTSGIFAELIAGPLSDRTGKRAIFMMFSTGVSAVAIFSLNLTLSPIMLIVVLIVLGFAYYFGVPPNTAFLTEVSPEDTQGLAFGLLFSLGAIPGAISPIIFGIIGDLYGLPASITYLVIATTLATIVALFLRDLKKPSVKATGALESRAETA from the coding sequence ATGACGTTGAAACGGGTTACGAAGGGATCCTACGCCGTTCTATTTGCCTGTGTTCTGGCCCATTTTTTCAACCATCTTTATACTGGTGTTCTCTCCCCGTTTCTACCCGTTATTCGAGATGAGCTTTCACTTAATCTGACGGAGGTGGGCATTGTAACAAGCGCGTCAGTCGTAACAATGACAACAGCACATCTTGGAGTGGGATACTTGGGCGACAGAGGTTGGCGAGACATTTTTATCCCTGCCAGCGTGTTGTTGACAGCATTCACGATTCTACTGACAAGCATCTCTGTTGGTTTCCTCATGCTGGCTCTTACCCAAGTACTGTTGGGACTTGCAGCATCGGGGTATCACCCAAGTGCCTTTCCAGCTCTTACAGAGAATTTCCCGGATGACACGCGCGCTCAAGCAACAGGTATTCAAGCAATAGGTGGCTTGATTGGAATGGCACTCATACCTTTGTTGGGAGTAACACTGCTTGTTTATCTAGGGGGCTGGAGAGAATCGCTGGGCCTTTTGGGAAGTATTGGCATCATAACAGGAATCCCCGTCATTTTCCTGATGCGGTATTCGAGAAGAAACACAGTAGAAGAGTTCACTAAAGAAAACAAGAAGACAGGTACAAAGGGGTGGACTAAGGGATTCGTTCTGGGTATCTTCTATATGGCCCTTCGGGGCATGGCCTTCAGATGTACAACTCTTCTGATGCCTTTGTATCTAGTAGAGACCTACGGTTACGAGCCACTATGGGCGGGTTCACTGACTACAGTCATGTTGACTTCTGGCATTTTTGCTGAGCTGATTGCGGGGCCACTATCCGACAGAACAGGAAAGAGAGCTATTTTCATGATGTTTTCTACGGGAGTTTCAGCAGTGGCTATTTTCAGCTTGAATCTGACGCTCAGCCCAATCATGCTGATAGTGGTGTTGATTGTGCTTGGCTTTGCGTATTACTTCGGTGTTCCTCCTAATACCGCATTCCTAACAGAGGTCAGTCCGGAAGATACACAAGGTTTGGCATTCGGACTCCTTTTCTCATTGGGCGCGATCCCGGGTGCGATATCACCCATCATATTTGGCATCATTGGGGATCTCTACGGTCTACCCGCATCAATCACATACCTAGTCATAGCGACAACCTTGGCTACAATTGTTGCGCTGTTTCTCCGCGATCTCAAGAAACCATCTGTAAAGGCAACAGGAGCCTTGGAATCAAGAGCTGAGACTGCATAA
- a CDS encoding histidinol-phosphatase HisJ family protein, translating into MIKEFQQMLDYHIHPNFSIDAQGTVESFCEAAIEKGLRHICFTTHVDTDPYRKDGMVKVGKEKIPTTEDAWLQPYVAAIRDAARSYEHRDLEVCLGVEVDYYPGFHGHLPKSFFRVDWDYVLGAVHLLEHKALSLEDEAMDLFQNHSINELANVYYRTLVECIESGYFDIVAHIDIYRRYGGNFYNEDIRSIWKNHVSELANAMRNGGVGFEINTSSLRTGLSETMPVRDMVAHLHEEGIDIVTVGSDAHTPQHVGYEISTALEMLKEIGYEEVTLFRKRKPVGIQIK; encoded by the coding sequence ATGATTAAGGAATTTCAGCAAATGTTAGATTATCACATCCATCCTAATTTCTCAATTGATGCGCAAGGTACCGTTGAGAGTTTCTGTGAAGCAGCTATTGAGAAAGGGCTCCGACACATCTGTTTTACAACTCATGTAGACACAGATCCCTACAGAAAGGATGGAATGGTCAAAGTTGGGAAGGAGAAGATACCGACAACTGAAGATGCATGGCTTCAGCCATACGTGGCCGCAATTAGAGATGCAGCGCGATCCTATGAGCATAGAGACTTAGAGGTTTGTTTAGGTGTCGAAGTGGATTATTATCCTGGCTTTCATGGGCATCTTCCCAAAAGCTTCTTCCGAGTCGACTGGGACTACGTTCTAGGCGCAGTACATCTCTTGGAGCACAAGGCACTTTCCTTGGAAGATGAAGCAATGGACTTGTTTCAGAACCATTCAATCAATGAGCTTGCTAATGTATACTATCGGACACTTGTGGAATGTATTGAATCAGGTTACTTCGACATCGTTGCACACATCGATATCTATCGGCGGTACGGGGGGAATTTCTACAATGAAGATATTCGGAGCATTTGGAAGAATCATGTTTCTGAACTCGCAAATGCTATGCGTAATGGAGGAGTAGGTTTTGAAATCAATACTTCATCATTAAGAACTGGTCTTTCTGAAACTATGCCTGTCAGAGATATGGTTGCGCATCTACACGAAGAGGGTATTGATATCGTAACAGTAGGATCAGATGCACATACTCCCCAGCATGTGGGATATGAGATTTCCACTGCGCTTGAAATGCTCAAAGAAATAGGATATGAAGAAGTCACGTTGTTTAGAAAGCGAAAACCTGTCGGTATTCAGATTAAATAG
- a CDS encoding tetratricopeptide repeat protein yields MNEEIEDQLAEAVSLINSELYEKAINLLRDLVEEHPDSLEGWYNLGIALARDGKLDEAEEAYDEALAIDNQIFEIWFNKGNVLYELGDFEKAKECYEKALELDPDDAEAWNNLGNTYSRLTEGQKAIEAYTKAVALRPNYAEALYNKANAHFIEHEDEHAIAYAETAMQLDPSLASHVNQWLPVARDRLEAEEHHEKYKKEKKDSELLDATNGGSEDD; encoded by the coding sequence TTGAATGAAGAGATAGAGGATCAACTCGCAGAAGCTGTCAGCCTTATCAACTCAGAACTATATGAGAAGGCAATCAACCTCCTGCGAGATTTGGTTGAAGAGCATCCAGATTCGTTAGAAGGATGGTATAATCTTGGCATTGCACTGGCCAGGGACGGCAAGCTTGATGAAGCAGAAGAAGCGTACGATGAAGCTCTTGCTATTGACAATCAGATATTTGAAATCTGGTTCAACAAGGGTAATGTGCTATATGAACTGGGGGACTTCGAAAAAGCCAAGGAATGCTACGAAAAGGCCCTGGAACTCGATCCAGATGACGCAGAAGCATGGAACAATCTGGGGAATACATATTCAAGATTGACAGAGGGGCAGAAAGCAATTGAAGCATACACCAAAGCTGTAGCCCTACGTCCTAATTATGCTGAAGCTCTCTACAACAAGGCCAATGCTCATTTCATTGAACATGAAGATGAACATGCAATTGCATATGCAGAAACAGCAATGCAGCTTGACCCTTCACTCGCATCACATGTGAATCAATGGTTACCAGTTGCAAGAGACAGACTTGAAGCTGAAGAGCATCACGAGAAATACAAGAAAGAAAAGAAGGATTCTGAGCTGTTAG